ACCCTAACATTGTAAATGTGAATGGTTGAGTCCTCCATTCCAATTGCTATGATGTTATTATCATGAGGATGAAAAGCAAGAAAGGTTGAGGCCGGTGGAGGTGGCATAAAAGTAGTCATCACCTGCAAATAAAGTGATTTTGACCCAAATAAATACTTTATTGGTGGTaacaaaattaatgaaaacatatAAAGCTCACAAAAAAATCTTATGGTGATTCAAAAATCCAATCCAATACACACATTTGCTTCTAATTTAccttaattttttcttgttagTAATTTACCTTAAAAGTCATCATATTAAACAGTGAAACTTTCCCCCCACAGGCAGACATTACATATGAATCATTCTTTGAGAGTGCCACACATGGAACTGCTTCTTCAGAATTCTCTGGAACATCATTAGTCATAACTAGACCGCTGCTTGGCAGCCAATGTTGTGGAACAACCCTGGCAGTGGCCTACAAACCCAACAAGGAATCAGAAATATTTCATGGTAATTTAAAAcaagtattctacacaaattATGCTGAAACATAtagcactctctctctctctctctctctctctctctctctctctctctctctctctcacacacacacacacacacatgtatatgtatgcatgccTTACACAGCATAACAGGAACTTAAGCAATCATGCATCATGTATATGCATAGACGGTCTGATACTTAAGAGGTAAAAATCACCTTTCCATTTGGGTTTTGTTCACAACGGCTCCATTTCCAAAGCTTCTGGACTCCGGTTGAACCAAGTGCCAGGATGCCGATACCAGAATTTGTGTAAAGAAGTCGAGCAACCTTAAAGCAAATGAGACTATATTTAGATAATAATCTCGGTGGCATGAGATCAATATTATactctcaaaaaataaaaaaaccgtATAGAAATAAGAAATTACAACATAACCTTTTTAGCAGGATCTATGCTATCTGGCAAAGTAATGGCTCGACACTGTACAGGTTCAACAATTTCGACCAGTTCCCAAGGCTTGGATTTATCAGATACATCATCTACACTTCTTTGCCTTTCCATGCTTCTACTGATAGGATCTACTCCATTCTacggtaaaaaaaataaaaataaaaataaaaaagaagaagaagaagaagaagaagaagaaagaagacaaTCATTATTAAAGGCAatggaaaaaaattattgaataccTTGAGAAGACAACTAAACTATGGCATTCAACTACAGGTATCAAATCTATTTGCTAGAAGGCAAGTCTTTGGACCAAATGGCATCTCCTACCCATGAACAATGAGTGGAGGTGAGGTCACAGGTCAAGTTCAATTCCCAATTTTacctatataaatataaaagaaagaagatgaagaagaaggtcTAATTAACTATTTCCAGTTCGTTCCAGCCTATCAATAACCAATAACTAATTGTCGCTATATTATAATTAAGCTTTCCAAAGAGAACCCCAGTATTTGAGTTATGCCATTAAGATGCCATACAAGGATCGGAGTAGGCCTAGCAGGAGAGCTTCTTTCCACACGTTCCACCTTAGCTACAACTGGGTTGATATTTCCAACCATAGAAGAACCAGATACCTGATCCATGAACATTCAACAAACCAAATTCTGAGCACAAATACATCATGCAAAAGAGAAGGGTGTGTGTGTTGGCATGTGGGTGGAAGATAACAACCTTCATCTCAATAGGCGCCCTGGATGCCTCATAAGAACGACTTTCAATTGTTCTCAAGGTTCTGAGACCATCAGCATTTGCAAGAATCTTGAATCCATTGTGTGCCGTGGTAACAACAAGAAGAGTTCCCTCCTTATTGAATCTCAAGCGAGGAAGAGCCTGTAGTTGTCCCAATAATgagaaattctcaaaatttcattctcaaacatcactcaaacacaaaaaaaatttcaatttcaaattttcaaatttttgctctaatcattacctaatcattattcaaacacaaaaatcaatataacttttacaaacttcaaaacaaaacacaaaaatcaatacaacttttacaaacttcaaaataaaacacaaaaatcaatactacttttacaaaattcaaaaaaaaaattatattcaaacaattttttaactttataatatttttatttaactttttctctctcctttcccaaaatccaataaaacatcttcacTCAAACCATTCCactaatattcataaaattctgAAATACCCCTAGTATTCAAACATGCCccaagagtaatgctacatgtAACACAATTAATGTAACACCCACGTAACACCACTAATATAACAAACATGCAttagctataaaaaaaaaaaatgaaattaataaataaaccaTAACCTTGAATACATGTGTTCCACATTAGTAGTTTTACTAGAGCATCACATTGGGGATGTTATGAGTAGTACTATTCAAAAATTAAATGTATATCTTCTAACAaaaagctatatatacaaataacttatcaaaaaaaaaaagctatatatacaaatactTACTGGAAGCCCACCCTCAGCATCCGTATTACTGAGAACATTGATATTGTCTGTATCCCAAAACTTTATCTGGTAATCTTCACCAGCAGCCAATATGTGATTTCTTGTCGTGTCAAATTGCACTACACCAGCAGATTTCTTTCTAAATCCAATATATGTCCTCTTTATTGCTCCTTCAGTTTCATTCCATTCAACTAGGAAAGAGTCACCATCTTTACTTGTTCCACAAGAGAATAGTCTGAAATTTGGGAGAGGACAGATGCAACGCATGAATCTTTTTCAGAAAGTATATACAAGTCCCATATCACTTATGATAAgcacagaaaataaaaaataaaaaaccagctTATTGCTACTAAAATGTGGCTCTTTATTGACTTACCTTCTTCCATCAGCACTGTAGAGCATTCTAGTGCACCCCTGTCCAGGTGCATCATAGTCAACTCTGGAGCCCATATGATCGTACAACCAAGCCTTAATTTTCCCATCAACGGCAGTTGAAAATATAAACTGCAGAAACATGAATAGAAAACAAGACATGAGGAGAATGCATCTTTAATGCACAACAAGCTTCAAATACAAGCAATGGAACTAGTTTCTTGTCTAAGATATGTTTGTCTGTTTTTGTTGgttctaataatattatagaCAAAATTCAAGACatgaaacaaaatcaaaatcacaACACTGTTATTCCATTATCTGTCAAGCGGTTGTACCCTGTACGGAATACAAATTAAGTGGATGCAAAAAGTTGGTTATTGTTACTTCTTCCATTctgtaatatatagtaataccaTTATACAGCCGATGTTTTCTCAACCAATCACCAGGATTGCAGTAAAATTGTAGAACCAGAACAAAGAAAACATTAAAAGATCATTCCTCAAAGATGATCTCCTATCATTTACCAGACATGATGGTCTCATCTAAACTTTGAGCAAATGATTGTCTTACctgaatattttctttttggtgaGGACAAATGGAATAAACAGCTGCTTCATGACCTTCAAAGTTAAAAAGTCTTCTTCCAGACAAATCCCAAACCTGccaaatttcttaaaatttagaggaaagaaaatactcatcaagttaaaaataaatatattcacTAGCCGATTTTTTTCTAGTCCTTACCTTTATTAATTTATCATCTCCACAAGTTACAACACACAATTGCTTGCTTGGGTGTGAGAATGCCAAGTCATTCACACCACCAATGTGAGCATCAATCTGTAAGAAAGCTTAGTGCAAAACGTCAGTCTGCGATCGCAAATAATGTTCTAttggataaatataaaaaagaaaaaaaaaaccaaaaagcatGCCTCCAAAAGCTGCCGTAGATCATTTGACCCACTGTAAGAATGCAAGTGTATCAAATGTTTGCTAAATGCAACCCCTGCAACAACAACAGAAGAACTGTAAAGAAACATGAATGTTCACCAATTGATGATTGAGTTATTTTACTAGACATACCAATCAAATTTCCATCAGGACTCCATGATACACGATTGACAGATATGGATGAATCTTTGACAATAGCAGCCTGTAAGGAACTCTTTGTTACTAAACTGTGTGTTTAAAACCAAAGGTAATCTTCAAGGCATATACAAAACACATGTTTAAACATCTTTTACAAGCAAAACAACATTTAAACATGGAAACCAAAAAGGTAAATTAAAGGTTTTCAACTCAATGATGAGATCTAGACCTGGAATTGCACAGAACAAGCAGCCATATCGTGTAACTTGAATGGCTTCGATACCAGTTTCTCTCGCAGCCCAACTTCCCACAGAGTAACTTCACCATTGCTGCAACCAACTACTCAAAACACATATATTAACTCAGATAGCCATGATTCCATATCTATATGCCAATGGTTTGACTTTCTGGGCTGTTGATATCTAATCTTACCAGCAAGTACTGTCTGATGAGAAGGATGGAAATCCATGCTTGTTACATTCAACCCTTGATTAATGTTACAAACTACATTTCTTGGTACTTCATCATCAAGTGACCAGGAAGTTTGCTGGGGAGGAGCAAAATATGAGACCTGAACTTGAGAAATAAGATCTTCTTAATTAGAGGCaatgaaatattcaaatatcaTAACCACGAAACCTGGAACAAAGCACTTAGAGCTGCATACAAACATATCTAAGCAGTCGACAACAATACCTCATCAACAGCTTGTGTGGAGCGCAGACGTTTCATTAATTGTTCATGTTCATTGCTTTGATAATCTATTGTTCCAAGAGCATTTGAAGATGATCTTGGATGCTTCAGACCTGAAACTGTTACGAAGAAAAAGTAAAACGGGTAAGCTCTACCAATGGAGGACAACAAAGAATGAGGTATGGGTTGTCTTGTCTGGTCATCCTTTGAGCACACAAAAAAACAGAAGCTCAGGCATTTCAACAATGCCAAACTTGTTCAATATTTGACATTGTAATCCACAATTGGAAACTTGGTGACATGtatgattaaaaattagatttaacaAAGTACCCCTGGCATCTTAATTATCAGCATATTTGCAAGTGCCACAATAGCCACCACAAAGATAACAAAGACCTAACCTTGATTGGGTGGACCCTGTATTGATGAAGCAGAAGCAGCAGCAACAGCTGATTGTACGGATGAGGAAGGATTGGCATTCACCATCCATCCTGCTAAAGTGTTGGCATTCGCAGGCACTGCAGCTGGTGGAAAAGGCTGCACAAAAATAACAGAACAAAAGGCATTCCAATGTTAGAACCAGATAATCACAGTATTATTATAATTGATAATTTAGAGTCACTAGGAAACTTATAATCTTACTCCTGCATGTGCTCCAAGAGGAGCATAAGTTAAAGGCTTTGGAACAGCTGCACCTGGTGGAAGAGCGACCGGAGTAGGCGCACGTGCTCCATTTGGAGGAGAACATGTGTGGTCCACGAACAAGGTCTTGATGTCGGGGTTTTGCCTTGGGTTCTTGCAAAGCTGATGCTGCCAATTTAAGCTGCATAAAACATAAATGAACATTTCAGGACCCAAATATACCTCGACAGACTCAATGCTGCAAAACACTACACCAGCCAATGTAGAAAAAAGAACCAATGACATTTGTAGGCAACGATTATTGTATCCATCTTGCCTTAGAAATACCGCAATGCATAGATGACATTCAAAATTCATTAATGAGAACAtacaaaaacattaaaatcaccttTGATTGATAAGAGTTCTCAAGCGGGACGCCTTCAAACTGGGAAAAGAAAGCTTCTCTCGGAAAAGAGGATTTGCTTCTATAAGTTTCTTAAGCTCTACAAGCATTATGCCTCGAGCAGATTTAGTATCACCATACTTCGATAACTGCTCATTTTCCCTGAGTGAACAAAGATTCCAGCATCGGTACATCTCAAATTCTAGATTTCTtctttattattagaaaactaCGCCATATATCCCTTTTTTTGGGGAAGTAACATACCCAACTTCATCAGAAAATATATGGgactaaaattaaaatcacctGAAGTTTTCAAGAGTCAAAAGCTGAGTAATTTCTTTGTACAGATCTTCATTGAATGTAGAAAAAACTTTCAAATCCTTCGCTAATATCTCGCAAGCCTTCGCTCTATCATTCCTGAGCACACAATTTTATTCTTCAATTTTCAAGGAAATAATCAACATGAACCAAAAacagcatatatataaaacacaGAGATACAGAGTGTGAGAGGGAAATTGAAGTACCTGTCGAGAGCTTCAAGATACTTCTGCTTtctgatctcgaagaaaatttTCATGGAGTATCTGTTATCGTCGACTTTGGTAAATCCAGAAAGGTACTTCTCGACCTCATCCCATTCTCCGGCCAAAGCTTTCTCTTCGAAATACTTCACGTTGAAGAAGAACCCAGACTGTTGCTCCAGCCTAAGGACCAAAACGACACCGTAATCAAAACCAACTATACgggaaaaaataacaaaataaaataacgaTGACAATAAAGGAGAAGCTTACTCGTGCACTGCACTCTTGTATTTCTCTTCATCGAGAAATTGGAGAATCAGAAACACCAATTCTCTGCTCAAAGACGTCATTTTACTCCCCGGACGTGTTcagaatttgaaattcaaagaagGAAATCGACCGGGAGTGAATTTTATCGGATGTGAAAGCTTTACAGATTTCTTGCCAGATAAGGGTTTGAGAGGAGCGAGCTGTCGGTGAAAATTCAGAGCTTGAATTTCGATAGAGTCGGCGGCGAAAGCGACGACGTTTCTTGGAGTCTGGTGGCTTTATGGTGGAAAAATAATCGTACTAGGACTGGTTTCTAGGGTTTCTGGTTCCACACACTGTCTTTCGACGAAAACTGTGTAGAAGAAAAGCTGCcatagaaaaagaagagagagagagaaacagagacgACTTGTTCTCGCTTTCTTCGATGCGTTTTGCAGGGTTTCAGTTTCACACGGACCTATCAGTAATACGTACGTTCAGCTATCAATATATTGATAAGTAGTTTTACTTATCACTTCTTATACTTTGTGAGGTCAAGAACTTATAGTTGGGATTTGATCCCGTGGATATCGGAAACATACAAAACCATCTCCTTAACAAACGAGATAAGTTAGGGAGAGCATACAATGCATACGTGGCGAATTTTCATTGGTCATAGGAGATAATCACGGAAGGTAGGTAGAGTAGATGAGCATGGCTTTCAGGAAACGCATGTCcatgagggagggagggagggaggatgtTTTGGCGGTTGTGTCGCGGAATCGAAGCCGAAACTGAAGTGGATTGAATATACTTCACTTGACGTCCACCACATCGTGTGACTTTGTCGGGTGCGGTCAGTGACGTGGCCCACGCGTCCGATTCTCCTTTTGGATCCAGCTCTACCTCCCAGCCTTTCCAGTGTCGTGATGGTTTTTACTCTCTCCCTCCAACAAAGGCAACTTTAGTCAATGCGTGCTTGCTAAGGTAACTTTGACTGTTCTTtaaaatgagaaatacttttctttttatagctATTTTTATTAcagataatattatttttttaatatcattattagaaacgagtttttttaatatttttatttggtttatttttttatgaacaaataattttattaataactaaACCATAATTATATAATGAGAGAGATGAAGTTTCTCGACAAATTTAGTACTAATAAATGGTTTGATGACGATTGTTTGATCGATCCACCACTCGAAGGTCgagataattgtttttattattaaaattaattttgatttcttttttaaaatgattatagaTGACAGATGACACTGTGGGATTGGGCCACATGTTTTTTTGTTAATGGTAAATGAAAAGGCTGACGGAAATTACCTATTTTGAAATGATTCAAACtacaaaatatcaaattttatattgaatgtttcttttattatctaataataattataaatgcaTTACATTATATCTAATAATATGGAAGTAATATAAAAATGTAATGTATATCGTTATATaaatttctaaaacaaaaatatagaaGGTAATCCAAAGTTAGATATAGTAAAAGgaatatgttttaatttctACTATCGAACTAAGTCGTGTTTACTAATACAAACATCTAGACTCTGTGTGGATATTAAATTGAGGTAAAATAagttgaaatttttatgaataatattgaGTTAAGTTTTATAGATCCCACGTGTAAAGAGTTTTTAAATtcagataaatttaataatttgaaaattttatatttaaatattaaatttaatttaaaattaaattaatcttaatTCTATTTATTGGAACGATAAAGATGAACGTAGTAAATGTGAGCATCGAACAAGAAAAGAAGACGTTGCATGGAAAAGATGGTTTTTTCCAtgtagagagatgcttctagaaaaaaataaaaaaacaagtttatttttcaaatccgGCCAATTCTctgtctttttcctttccttttttcttatcTATTAACCTCAAAAACCTCACggtaacataaatatatatatatatatatatatatatatatatatatatatatatttatatgattagttTAACTGCTTGCCTAATGAATTTAAGAGCCCAAAGAATTTGACGAAACTCCTTTTCAAATGGaatattaaaaaacaacaaAGAACATAACTTTTAGGCGTGTATGAGAATTGAGGTTTTAGACAACtttgcttttttctttctaGTTTATTATTTCGTTGACAAATTGATTTGCTTTGTCTTTGACTTTCTAGTTTAATGATGTTGAGCAACTCTTTTAGCTATGAATATgaataagatgaaaaattttattttcaaatcggTTTATAGAGCACacatagtaaaatatttacatagtataatttgattagaaatataaattttaaaatttaagtaatgTGAATTATATGATAAGAAtttatatttacagtcgtgaagTGCGTAAGTGTCacacattctttttaaaaaaattaagtaaatatggaatctatataaataaaataaaataattttttaatagtagaccctactcttttttaaaataatagattGGTGCTTGCacactatataattgtatatagtCTTACTAAATTAAGATTCATTCGAAATAAAAGAAACGTGATgtttatagttataaattatgCAAGCCGtgcactttttttaaaaaaaagtgaataaatatataatttatataaaaattaattttttaatagtaaactctatttttttaaaaaaaataaatgcattactcaaaataaaatagaggataacttatcaaaaatagaTTATCTCATACATAGTTtagatttaaaaggaaattattaaaagatttaGTATTGGTATTGACAAttgattacttttattgtaTTGTCGAGTTCAATTAGCACTCATAAAAGATAATCTTTTTATATGGATTACTTCCTTGAGAAGGATTCTTACATTAAACAACTCAAGGAAAAGCCTAGTCATTGTTATGGATTGACGTTGTATATTTGAAAAGAGTGGGAATATGTTGATCATCTATTATGTGAGATTGTCAAAGCCATGTGTAATAAATTCTTTGCCAAGGTGAGCCTAGCTTGAGTGATGTCGAAAAGGGTGATTAATCTCTTTAAGAACAAGATTGCATGATATGGGAAATTGTCACAATTTGTCTATAATGGTgtgtttggagagagagagaactgcaAAATTCTTCAAGATTGATATCTATTAATAGATAAGCttagacttttttattttattttaatactttactTCATTGATCAGTTGTAATTATCGCTAAACTAGCATGCATGGGCAAtgttcttatatattttatgtatatttagGATCTTGTTTATCCTCACGATCAATAAATTTGTTTAACTGatgaaaaaaaactataattaacgttatttttattcatttttattgtaCATTTAAACTTATAGccaacaaaatatatttttaagtactATTTAAGacatttttatcaattttttctaTACAAAAATCCCCATTTCGTATCTAGTCGTTACATCAATAGTATAAAATGGTATTACATTGGGCGGATGTTGGCTTTAACCAATTCAAAGATAGGTCACATGTTTagtaagaataattttatttgaaggcATTAGGTGACAtagt
This genomic interval from Carya illinoinensis cultivar Pawnee chromosome 2, C.illinoinensisPawnee_v1, whole genome shotgun sequence contains the following:
- the LOC122300400 gene encoding topless-related protein 2 isoform X2: MTSLSRELVFLILQFLDEEKYKSAVHELEQQSGFFFNVKYFEEKALAGEWDEVEKYLSGFTKVDDNRYSMKIFFEIRKQKYLEALDRNDRAKACEILAKDLKVFSTFNEDLYKEITQLLTLENFRENEQLSKYGDTKSARGIMLVELKKLIEANPLFREKLSFPSLKASRLRTLINQSLNWQHQLCKNPRQNPDIKTLFVDHTCSPPNGARAPTPVALPPGAAVPKPLTYAPLGAHAGPFPPAAVPANANTLAGWMVNANPSSSVQSAVAAASASSIQGPPNQGLKHPRSSSNALGTIDYQSNEHEQLMKRLRSTQAVDEVSYFAPPQQTSWSLDDEVPRNVVCNINQGLNVTSMDFHPSHQTVLAVGCSNGEVTLWEVGLREKLVSKPFKLHDMAACSVQFQAAIVKDSSISVNRVSWSPDGNLIGVAFSKHLIHLHSYSGSNDLRQLLEIDAHIGGVNDLAFSHPSKQLCVVTCGDDKLIKVWDLSGRRLFNFEGHEAAVYSICPHQKENIQFIFSTAVDGKIKAWLYDHMGSRVDYDAPGQGCTRMLYSADGRRLFSCGTSKDGDSFLVEWNETEGAIKRTYIGFRKKSAGVVQFDTTRNHILAAGEDYQIKFWDTDNINVLSNTDAEGGLPALPRLRFNKEGTLLVVTTAHNGFKILANADGLRTLRTIESRSYEASRAPIEMKVSGSSMVGNINPVVAKVERVERSSPARPTPILNGVDPISRSMERQRSVDDVSDKSKPWELVEIVEPVQCRAITLPDSIDPAKKVARLLYTNSGIGILALGSTGVQKLWKWSRCEQNPNGKATARVVPQHWLPSSGLVMTNDVPENSEEAVPCVALSKNDSYVMSACGGKVSLFNMMTFKVMTTFMPPPPASTFLAFHPHDNNIIAIGMEDSTIHIYNVRVDEVKTKLKGHQKHITGLAFSTNLNVLVSSGADAQLCFWNTESWEKRKSITIELPAGKVPAGDTRVQFHSDQVHMLVCHETQLAVYDALKMEWIQQWVPQDVLSAPISCASYSCNSQLVYATFTDGNVGVFDANNLKLRCRIAASAYLSHASSNSQTLYPLVLAAHPQEPNQFAVGLTDGCVKVIEPSDSEGKWVVAVPVDNGMQNGRTASSSTTNVTASEQLQR
- the LOC122300400 gene encoding topless-related protein 2 isoform X1, whose translation is MTSLSRELVFLILQFLDEEKYKSAVHELEQQSGFFFNVKYFEEKALAGEWDEVEKYLSGFTKVDDNRYSMKIFFEIRKQKYLEALDRNDRAKACEILAKDLKVFSTFNEDLYKEITQLLTLENFRENEQLSKYGDTKSARGIMLVELKKLIEANPLFREKLSFPSLKASRLRTLINQSLNWQHQLCKNPRQNPDIKTLFVDHTCSPPNGARAPTPVALPPGAAVPKPLTYAPLGAHAGPFPPAAVPANANTLAGWMVNANPSSSVQSAVAAASASSIQGPPNQVSGLKHPRSSSNALGTIDYQSNEHEQLMKRLRSTQAVDEVSYFAPPQQTSWSLDDEVPRNVVCNINQGLNVTSMDFHPSHQTVLAVGCSNGEVTLWEVGLREKLVSKPFKLHDMAACSVQFQAAIVKDSSISVNRVSWSPDGNLIGVAFSKHLIHLHSYSGSNDLRQLLEIDAHIGGVNDLAFSHPSKQLCVVTCGDDKLIKVWDLSGRRLFNFEGHEAAVYSICPHQKENIQFIFSTAVDGKIKAWLYDHMGSRVDYDAPGQGCTRMLYSADGRRLFSCGTSKDGDSFLVEWNETEGAIKRTYIGFRKKSAGVVQFDTTRNHILAAGEDYQIKFWDTDNINVLSNTDAEGGLPALPRLRFNKEGTLLVVTTAHNGFKILANADGLRTLRTIESRSYEASRAPIEMKVSGSSMVGNINPVVAKVERVERSSPARPTPILNGVDPISRSMERQRSVDDVSDKSKPWELVEIVEPVQCRAITLPDSIDPAKKVARLLYTNSGIGILALGSTGVQKLWKWSRCEQNPNGKATARVVPQHWLPSSGLVMTNDVPENSEEAVPCVALSKNDSYVMSACGGKVSLFNMMTFKVMTTFMPPPPASTFLAFHPHDNNIIAIGMEDSTIHIYNVRVDEVKTKLKGHQKHITGLAFSTNLNVLVSSGADAQLCFWNTESWEKRKSITIELPAGKVPAGDTRVQFHSDQVHMLVCHETQLAVYDALKMEWIQQWVPQDVLSAPISCASYSCNSQLVYATFTDGNVGVFDANNLKLRCRIAASAYLSHASSNSQTLYPLVLAAHPQEPNQFAVGLTDGCVKVIEPSDSEGKWVVAVPVDNGMQNGRTASSSTTNVTASEQLQR